The DNA region TCGCTTTTCCTTACCTTTACTCTTTTTCAATAAAATTCCGCCTTCATCATACTCTTTAAGAAGTAACCAAGCATTTGAATAACCGTCAATAACGGATAATAAACCGTCAACTTCATTTTTGTTGAGTTCTCGTCTCTGAATTGTACGTTGAATAAACTTAATTTTTTGATCAAGATCTTTGAGAATCTTTTCAGGAAGTTGTTTGATACGGTCAGTATTCATCACAATACCCTTCATAAGATACTCTCTTAGAGTCTTGGTAGCCCAGATACGGAATTGAGTTGCTTGTTTAGAATTAACGCGATAGCCGACAGAAAGAATAGCGTCGAGATTATAGAATTTAACCTTGTATTTCTTACCATCTTCGGCAGTATGTTCCAAAATGGAACTGACTGAATTTTCATTCAATTCTCCAGAATCAAATATGTTTTTAAAATGTTTCGTAATCGCCGGTCTTTGGATTCCAAAAAGTTTAGCAATCTGGTCTTGAGTTCCCCAAATAGTCTCCTTCCCAACATCCGCTCGTAACTCAACTCCACCCTTCTGACCACTGTAAATAATCAACTCCCCTGTATTTTTGACTTCTTTTTTGTTCATATGTTTATAAAATTAATTAATAATTATTTCCTGTAACAAAAAACCGCCTCTCACTCCTTTTCGACGGTTTTTCGTTCGCTAGAAATTGAAATTTGTTACTACAATTTTACGCTTGTTAAAAAATACCACAACTTGACATAATAGTAACTACAATGTTAATGTTTTATTAAACAGTTAAAGGGTTAATACCCTTTATTCAAGGCATTGGAATGCTTTGGAAATTAAACTTAGAAGATGCACATTTATGAGAGTCTTATTA from Candidatus Paceibacterota bacterium includes:
- a CDS encoding virulence protein RhuM/Fic/DOC family protein — translated: MNKKEVKNTGELIIYSGQKGGVELRADVGKETIWGTQDQIAKLFGIQRPAITKHFKNIFDSGELNENSVSSILEHTAEDGKKYKVKFYNLDAILSVGYRVNSKQATQFRIWATKTLREYLMKGIVMNTDRIKQLPEKILKDLDQKIKFIQRTIQRRELNKNEVDGLLSVIDGYSNAWLLLKEYDEGGILLKKSKGKEKRRFDYEFVRPAVDRLKENLIGKAEAGELFSSERDGSFQGILKTIYQTFGGKELYSSLEEKAAHLLYFIIKDHPFSDGNKRVGSFLFISFLQINGILIRPNGEKKINDNTLVALALLIAESDPKEKEVMVALVTNLLVS